One window of Tachysurus vachellii isolate PV-2020 chromosome 21, HZAU_Pvac_v1, whole genome shotgun sequence genomic DNA carries:
- the LOC132863950 gene encoding interferon a3-like: protein MMAGLNAWSFILITLSYWNCAKGCTWMKTQNKASLSSFQVLSNSSISHLGQACKDPVNAYGKLSMEFPHKQYNRVLQLEAKDHIMFTLRTLKGIMRIYIGKYEKVDCDQLQLQIFLLDVDRQIMELERCAKNIVVTEVQKKISKKMGIHFKSLNSHLKNTDYSPEGWKEIAAVVLKHLRRLDLLATKTKTDLHDQTRLF from the exons ATGATGGCAGGTTTAAATGCGTGGAGTTTTATTTTGATAACTCTCAGCTACTGGAACTGCGCAAAAGGATGCACATGGATGAAGACGCAGAACAAAGCATCTCTTAGCAGCTTCCAGGTTTTAAGCAACAGCTCGATTTCTCATCTTGGACAGGCG tGCAAAGATCCAGTGAATGCTTATGGCAAACTCAGCATGGAGTttccacacaaacagtacaaCCGCGTACTCCAACTCGAG GCAAAGGATCACATAATGTTCACATTGCGGACTCTAAAGGGCATCATGAGGATCTATATTGGGAAATATGAGAAGGTGGACTGCGACCAACTCCAACTGCAGATCTTTCTGCTTGATGTGGATCGGCAGATTATGGAGCTGGAGCGATGT GCAAAAAACATCGTGGTCACTGAAGTACAGAAGAAAATATCTAAAAAGATGGGAATCCACTTCAAAAGTCTGAATTCTCACCTTAAAAACACG GATTACAGTCCTGAGGGCTGGAAGGAGATTGCTGCAGTGGTGCTGAAACACCTGAGAAGACTCGATCTTCTGGCcactaaaactaaaacagatCTTCATGATCAAACACGCTTATTTTAA
- the LOC132837515 gene encoding interferon tau-like has product MIFTLRCVFLWLLICPAVFAQCSKDLESNRIRQIIQKLCSLGEMRPVRCMDEAENMKIESPNFSIQEESRLLVLEMSFQKVSDLLMKNTSTEWNSSELQQLKNYLGLQRQFYTTCNPVASSVHVEVENWSAFWRSLDDFLSEKSFSSCAWESARTVILQVTRSFYRTTTKSPRPIRSC; this is encoded by the exons ATGATTTTTACTCTGcgatgtgtgtttctgtggctTCTTATTTGCCCTGCTGTGTTTGCACAATGCTCCAAAGATCTGGAGTCTAATAGGATACGTCAAATCATCCAGAAACTCTGCAGCCTG GGCGAAATGCGACCGGTAAGATGTATGGATGAGGCAGAAAATATGAAGATCGAAAGTCCAAATTTCTCGATACAG GAGGAGAGCAGGCTGCTGGTGTTGGAAATGTCGTTTCAGAAAGTTTCTGATCTTCTGATGAAGAACACGTCCACAGAGTGGAATTCCAGTGAGCTGCAGCAATTGAAGAATTATCTCGGACTCCAGAGACAATTCTACACAACATGT AATCCGGTTGCCAGCTCTGTTCATGTCGAAGTGGAAAACTGGAGCGCTTTTTGGAGAAGTCTGGATGATTTTCTGTCAGAAAAG AGTTTCAGCTCGTGCGCATGGGAAAGCGCGCGCACTGTCATTCTTCAGGTGACCCGCAGTTTCTACAGAACTACTACAAAATCACCAAGACCTATCAGAAGCTGCTAA
- the LOC132837626 gene encoding interferon tau-10-like, which yields MRPVRCMDEAENMKIQSQKFPKQEESRLLVLEMSFRKVYDLLMKNTSTEWNSSELQQLKNYLGLQRQFYTTCNPVASSVHVKVENWSAFWRSLDDFLSEKSFSSCAWESARTVILQVMRSFYKSTTKSPRHIRSC from the exons ATGCGGCCGGTGAGATGTATGGACGAGGCAGAAAATATGAAGATCCAAAGTCAGAAATTCCCGAAACAG GAGGAGAGCAGGCTGCTGGTGTTGGAAATGTCGTTTAGGAAAGTTTATGATCTTCTGATGAAGAACACGTCCACAGAGTGGAATTCCAGTGAGCTGCAGCAATTGAAGAATTATCTCGGACTTCAGAGACAATTCTACACAACATGT AATCCGGTTGCCAGCTCTGTTCATGTCAAAGTGGAAAACTGGAGCGCTTTTTGGAGAAGTCTGGATGATTTTCTGTCAGAAAAG AGTTTCAGCTCGTGCGCATGGGAAAGCGCGCGCACTGTCATTCTTCAGGTCATGCGCAGTTTCTACAAATCCACTACAAAATCACCAAGACATATCAGAAGCTGCTAA
- the LOC132864201 gene encoding interferon a3-like isoform X1 translates to MNTKQSWTCLYLLLFFSVQERSSACKWMTGQYRVKNDWCLSLLKEMGGEIITNNHQPFPDQAYIEIRKAKTEDQIRFLAEATEQIVSLFNILSDLDEVKQQKWDSKKLYTFLNILNYRQLKELEECTAEYGARVGRSSSERKVRRHFKKLKKILKKANYSAHSLELIRNVVMHHLMRMDIVAASVNGKLIKKTN, encoded by the exons ATGAACACCAAACAGTCTTGGACGTGTCTTTATTTACTGCTGTTTTTCAGCGTGCAGGAGCGGAGCAGTGCCTGCAAATGGATGACCGGTCAGTACAGAGTGAAGAACGACTGGTGTCTGTCACTCCTGAAGGAAATG ggtgGAGAGATTATTACAAATAATCACCAACCATTTCCAGACCAGGCATACATTGAGATCAGAAAGGCCAAG acaGAAGACCAGATTAGGTTTCTGGCTGAGGCCACAGAGCAGATCGTCAGTCTCTTCAACATTCTGTCTGATTTAGATGAAGTTAAACAGCAAAAATGGGACAGCAAGAAACTGTATACTTTCCTAAACATCCTCAATTACCGGCAATTAAAAGAGCTTGAAGAATGT ACAGCAGAATATGGTGCAAGAGTTGGACGTTCCTCCAGTGAGCGAAAAGTGAGGAGACATTTCAAGAAGTTGaagaaaattctgaaaaaagCT AACTACAGCGCACACTCTTTGGAGCTAATCAGGAATGTGGTGATGCATCACCTTATGAGGATGGACATCGTTGCTGCCAGTGTCAACGGGAAACTAATAAAAAagaccaattaa
- the LOC132864201 gene encoding interferon a3-like isoform X2, translating into MTGQYRVKNDWCLSLLKEMGGEIITNNHQPFPDQAYIEIRKAKTEDQIRFLAEATEQIVSLFNILSDLDEVKQQKWDSKKLYTFLNILNYRQLKELEECTAEYGARVGRSSSERKVRRHFKKLKKILKKANYSAHSLELIRNVVMHHLMRMDIVAASVNGKLIKKTN; encoded by the exons ATGACCGGTCAGTACAGAGTGAAGAACGACTGGTGTCTGTCACTCCTGAAGGAAATG ggtgGAGAGATTATTACAAATAATCACCAACCATTTCCAGACCAGGCATACATTGAGATCAGAAAGGCCAAG acaGAAGACCAGATTAGGTTTCTGGCTGAGGCCACAGAGCAGATCGTCAGTCTCTTCAACATTCTGTCTGATTTAGATGAAGTTAAACAGCAAAAATGGGACAGCAAGAAACTGTATACTTTCCTAAACATCCTCAATTACCGGCAATTAAAAGAGCTTGAAGAATGT ACAGCAGAATATGGTGCAAGAGTTGGACGTTCCTCCAGTGAGCGAAAAGTGAGGAGACATTTCAAGAAGTTGaagaaaattctgaaaaaagCT AACTACAGCGCACACTCTTTGGAGCTAATCAGGAATGTGGTGATGCATCACCTTATGAGGATGGACATCGTTGCTGCCAGTGTCAACGGGAAACTAATAAAAAagaccaattaa
- the LOC132863951 gene encoding interferon a3-like, producing MELLRFVFVLVLSLCVAAAAPSCIWTHFRLPTLNKKSIGLLESMNENLLPISLEAFNGVAKIFNNNHTSVTWDTNNLSLFKTIIDRQVDNLQKCVGKQVQTVMDKSASNSTDTLRSYFVKLEERLKEQEFSSCAWEIVRKEVLDSLETLQTFIESKN from the exons ATGGAGCTGTTGAGATTTGTGTTCGTGTTGGTGTTGAGTCTGTGTGTAGCCGCAGCTGCGCCATCCTGCATTTGGACACACTTCAGACTCCCAACGCTGAACAAAAAGAGCATTGGACTGCTGGAGAGCATG AATGAAAACTTGCTCCCGATTTCTCTTGAAGCGTTTAATGGAGTCGCCAAAATCTTCAATAACAACCACACATCAGTCACATGGGACACAAACAACCTGAGTCTCTTCAAGACCATCATCGATAGACAAGTGGACAATCTGCAGAAATGC GTAGGGAAACAGGTCCAGACAGTGATGGATAAATCTGCGAGCAACAGCACTGATACACTCAGGTCCTATTTTGTAAAACTGGAAGAGCGACTGAAAGAGCAG GAGTTCAGCTCATGCGCCTGGGAGATAGTGAGAAAAGAGGTGCTGGATAGTCTCGAGACGTTGCAGACTTTCATAGAGAGCAAGAACTGA